A genome region from Yoonia vestfoldensis includes the following:
- a CDS encoding pyridoxal-phosphate dependent enzyme — translation MGQYAKNHWRGQPPEATALLPLADASDVAQLLQRCPAHMPTPLRNEPALAARLGIAQLWLKDERGRMGLGSFKALGAAYAIAREAAATQAPDLRHALQGRVYVTASAGNHGLSVAAGAQIFGARAVIYLARAVPEPFAARLRAKGAEVIRDGADYEASMQAAAQAAQANGWTLLSDSSWPGYSALPLRVMEGYLQLAAEAATQIDQPPTHILLQAGVGGLAAAVAAHARHIWGDGPQIIVVEPQAAPALIDSIRAGTLVTTTGPVSCMGRLDCKTPSMIALHGLAHDADGFMTLSEDEAQRAVDLLAQHDLPTTPSGAAGIAALLAGLELPRTARVMAILSEGPEDG, via the coding sequence ATGGGCCAATATGCGAAAAATCACTGGCGCGGGCAGCCGCCCGAGGCGACGGCGCTTTTGCCGCTGGCCGATGCAAGCGATGTCGCCCAGCTGTTGCAGCGCTGTCCGGCCCATATGCCGACGCCGCTGCGCAACGAACCGGCACTGGCCGCCCGGCTGGGTATCGCCCAGCTCTGGCTGAAGGATGAACGTGGGCGCATGGGCCTGGGCAGTTTCAAGGCGCTTGGTGCGGCCTATGCGATTGCCCGCGAAGCGGCGGCGACACAGGCGCCCGACCTGCGCCATGCGCTGCAAGGCCGGGTCTATGTCACCGCCAGCGCAGGCAATCACGGGCTGTCGGTGGCGGCGGGGGCGCAGATCTTTGGCGCGCGCGCGGTGATCTATCTGGCCCGCGCCGTGCCAGAGCCTTTTGCCGCCCGTCTGCGGGCCAAAGGTGCCGAGGTGATCCGTGACGGCGCCGATTACGAGGCCAGCATGCAGGCCGCGGCGCAGGCCGCACAGGCCAATGGCTGGACGCTGCTGTCTGACAGCTCTTGGCCGGGCTATAGTGCTTTGCCGCTGCGCGTGATGGAAGGCTATCTGCAACTGGCCGCCGAGGCCGCAACCCAGATCGACCAGCCCCCGACCCATATCCTGCTGCAAGCGGGTGTCGGTGGGCTGGCGGCGGCGGTCGCGGCCCATGCCCGCCATATCTGGGGCGATGGCCCGCAGATCATCGTGGTCGAACCCCAAGCCGCCCCTGCCCTGATCGACAGCATCCGCGCGGGCACGCTGGTGACGACCACCGGCCCCGTGTCTTGCATGGGACGGCTGGATTGCAAGACCCCGTCGATGATCGCGCTGCATGGTCTGGCGCATGATGCGGATGGCTTTATGACGCTGTCCGAGGATGAGGCCCAGCGCGCGGTTGATCTTTTGGCGCAACATGATCTGCCCACCACCCCATCTGGCGCGGCGGGCATCGCGGCCTTGCTGGCGGGGCTGGAACTGCCGCGCACGGCCCGCGTCATGGCCATCCTCAGCGAAGGGCCAGAGGATGGCTGA
- a CDS encoding Lrp/AsnC family transcriptional regulator, which produces MDRFDARILEALQLNARATAEALSDHVGLSADACRKRLARLRASGVIEAEIAVLDPASVGRGLILIVEVTLQHERKIALDRFKAAMQAAPEVMQCYYVTGHADFILILSARDMADYEDFTRRHFFAEDNVLRFRTSAVMDRVKTGFALPVDAA; this is translated from the coding sequence ATGGATAGATTCGATGCCCGCATTCTAGAAGCTTTGCAGCTGAACGCCCGCGCCACGGCCGAGGCTTTGTCGGACCATGTCGGCCTGTCCGCGGATGCCTGCCGCAAACGTCTGGCACGGCTGCGCGCTTCTGGCGTGATCGAAGCCGAGATCGCGGTGCTGGATCCGGCCTCTGTCGGGCGCGGTCTGATCCTGATCGTCGAGGTCACGCTGCAACATGAACGCAAGATCGCGCTTGACCGGTTCAAGGCCGCCATGCAGGCCGCGCCGGAGGTGATGCAATGCTATTACGTCACCGGACATGCCGATTTCATCCTGATACTCTCGGCGCGCGATATGGCCGATTACGAAGATTTCACCCGACGCCATTTCTTTGCCGAAGATAACGTCCTGCGGTTTCGGACCAGCGCGGTGATGGACCGGGTCAAGACCGGCTTTGCGCTGCCGGTTGATGCGGCATGA
- a CDS encoding FadR/GntR family transcriptional regulator, whose amino-acid sequence MPPATTRSTHDRLSRPQQVAEAIKSWVMQNGWGPGMRLPSETELIDRFGMAKGTIREAIRILEAQGLVKSRTGPGGGVFVHQVSEERATALLGNYFYFEHLTIDDIYQIRQALEPELAATLAGRLSETQLAALQEVMTCYSDPARTAEEEREQHLASLRFHALLAEMSGNALLRFLIRFTANMLAEITVSRRLYVQPNRELWSSGLDYQSRLIAALRAGDAIAARQILSDHMQNAHRLMLMQETVLTQRFLPENEII is encoded by the coding sequence TTGCCGCCTGCCACCACCCGCTCGACCCATGATCGCCTGTCCCGGCCGCAACAGGTGGCCGAGGCGATCAAATCCTGGGTCATGCAGAACGGCTGGGGGCCGGGTATGCGCCTGCCCTCGGAAACCGAGCTGATCGACCGCTTTGGCATGGCCAAAGGCACGATCCGCGAGGCGATCCGCATCTTAGAGGCACAGGGGCTGGTCAAATCCCGCACCGGCCCCGGCGGCGGCGTTTTCGTGCATCAAGTGTCCGAGGAACGCGCAACCGCCCTGCTGGGCAATTACTTTTATTTCGAACATCTGACCATCGACGATATCTACCAGATCCGGCAGGCGCTGGAACCTGAACTTGCCGCCACGCTGGCCGGCCGCCTGAGCGAGACCCAGCTGGCCGCGCTGCAAGAGGTGATGACCTGCTATTCCGACCCCGCCCGCACCGCCGAGGAAGAACGCGAACAGCATCTTGCCTCGCTGCGGTTCCATGCCTTGCTGGCCGAAATGTCCGGCAATGCGCTGTTGCGGTTTCTGATCCGCTTCACCGCCAATATGCTGGCCGAGATCACCGTTTCACGCCGCCTGTATGTCCAGCCCAACCGCGAGCTTTGGTCCAGCGGGCTTGATTACCAGTCGCGCCTGATCGCCGCGCTGCGCGCCGGTGATGCCATTGCCGCAAGGCAGATACTGTCTGATCATATGCAGAATGCGCATCGCCTGATGCTGATGCAGGAAACGGTGCTGACCCAGCGCTTTCTGCCCGAAAACGAGATTATCTGA
- a CDS encoding ABC transporter ATP-binding protein — MTPALKTTDLTRTFDIGKRLFGAPRARVHAVNPMSFELHTGETLGIVGESGCGKSTLARMLVGLLPPSSGQIEIEGRALDRADPAAFGRLIQYVFQDPVSSLNPRKTIRQIIEAPLRNLHAMTGAALDARIAELFDAVNLRPEFLTRYPHEFSGGQAQRIGIARALAASPRILILDEPVSALDVSVQAQVLNLLADLKARLNLTYLFISHDLAVVEAVSDRIAVLYFGSLVETGPAEKVFASPRHPYTKLLADSAPVVGRPLGGAQSGELPDPLNPPPGCAFATRCPRASDLCKSVMPALRVVEGDQFAACHHPLDP, encoded by the coding sequence ATGACGCCCGCGCTGAAAACCACCGACCTGACCCGGACATTCGACATCGGCAAGCGGCTGTTCGGCGCGCCCCGCGCGCGGGTCCATGCCGTCAACCCGATGTCATTCGAGCTGCACACAGGCGAGACGCTGGGGATCGTCGGCGAATCCGGTTGCGGCAAATCCACGCTGGCGCGGATGCTGGTCGGGCTTTTGCCGCCCTCATCGGGCCAGATCGAGATTGAAGGCCGCGCGCTGGACCGCGCCGATCCTGCGGCCTTTGGTCGGCTGATCCAATATGTTTTCCAAGACCCGGTTTCCAGCCTGAACCCGCGCAAGACCATCCGGCAGATCATCGAAGCCCCCCTGCGCAACCTGCATGCGATGACAGGTGCCGCGCTGGACGCGCGCATTGCGGAGCTTTTTGACGCGGTCAATCTGCGCCCTGAATTCCTGACGCGCTATCCGCATGAATTTTCTGGCGGGCAGGCGCAGCGGATCGGCATCGCCCGGGCGCTGGCAGCCAGCCCGCGTATCTTGATCCTGGATGAACCTGTTTCGGCGCTGGATGTCTCGGTGCAGGCGCAGGTTCTGAACCTGTTGGCGGATCTCAAGGCGCGGCTGAACCTGACCTATCTGTTCATCAGCCATGACCTTGCCGTGGTCGAGGCGGTCAGCGACCGCATTGCCGTGCTGTATTTCGGCTCATTGGTGGAAACCGGCCCTGCGGAAAAAGTCTTTGCCTCGCCGCGCCATCCCTATACCAAGCTTCTGGCGGACTCGGCGCCGGTCGTGGGCCGACCGCTGGGGGGGGCGCAGTCAGGGGAATTGCCCGATCCGCTGAACCCGCCGCCGGGCTGCGCCTTTGCCACACGATGCCCGCGCGCATCTGATCTGTGCAAAAGCGTCATGCCCGCATTGCGCGTTGTTGAAGGAGACCAATTTGCCGCCTGCCACCACCCGCTCGACCCATGA
- a CDS encoding dipeptide/oligopeptide/nickel ABC transporter permease/ATP-binding protein encodes MTLFLRLVFRNRLAGFGAVVLGVIVVLALLTPLLPLHPPNETNTANRFLRPLSEGHWLGTDHLGRDLLSRLMWGTRLSLAVGFAAALVAGLLGAMIGVIAGFYGGRTDNVTMRGIDMLMAFPYILLALAIVAVLGPGLFNALVAVAVVNIPFFARNIRGVTVGIAHREFIDAARLAGMGNTRILLTEVVPNIIPVIVIAMSTTIGWMILETAGLSFLGLGSQPPQADLGSMLGEARAALISAPHTSIVPGVMILLIVMSVNLLGDGIRDALDPRLRAGALTRPQAATRVDRSKVPPAQGKSLLQIDALETQFHVGPRIYRAVNDVTLHLGRGECLGLIGESGSGKSVTALSVMGLVASPPGVIAGGAVRFDGQDLIGAPYDMLRAYRGRKVAYIFQDPLSTLHPLYRIGDQLIEAIRVHDPISHAAAERRAIKLLEDVRIPNPAQRAKAFPHELSGGMRQRVGIAMALANDPDVIIADEPTTALDVTVQAQILALLDDLRRSRGLAILFITHDFGVVAQLCDRVAVMYGGRIVETGPTAAVLAAPAHPYTKRLIACVPALGGGRRALAAIPGLPPAVDALPTGCAFAPRCTKAQEACRAQDVPLTGADRQVRCLFPEIAP; translated from the coding sequence ATGACCCTGTTTCTGCGACTTGTCTTTCGCAACCGCCTTGCGGGCTTTGGTGCCGTGGTGCTGGGGGTGATCGTGGTTCTGGCACTGCTGACGCCGCTCTTGCCGCTGCATCCGCCGAATGAGACCAATACTGCCAACCGCTTTCTGCGGCCATTGTCAGAGGGGCATTGGCTGGGCACGGACCATCTGGGCCGGGATCTGTTGTCGCGCCTGATGTGGGGCACGCGGCTGTCGCTGGCGGTGGGCTTCGCCGCCGCATTGGTGGCGGGGCTTCTGGGGGCCATGATCGGGGTGATCGCGGGCTTTTACGGCGGCCGCACGGATAATGTGACCATGCGCGGCATCGATATGCTGATGGCCTTTCCCTATATCCTGCTGGCCTTGGCCATTGTCGCCGTGCTGGGGCCGGGGCTGTTTAACGCGCTGGTGGCGGTGGCGGTCGTCAATATCCCGTTCTTTGCGCGCAATATCCGGGGTGTGACCGTGGGCATCGCGCATCGCGAATTCATCGATGCCGCGCGGCTGGCGGGCATGGGCAATACCCGCATCCTGCTGACCGAGGTGGTGCCCAATATCATCCCCGTGATCGTGATCGCCATGTCCACCACCATCGGCTGGATGATCCTTGAAACGGCGGGTCTGTCCTTTCTGGGGCTGGGCAGCCAGCCCCCGCAGGCGGATCTTGGGTCCATGCTGGGCGAGGCCCGCGCGGCGCTGATTTCCGCACCCCATACATCCATCGTGCCCGGGGTGATGATCCTGCTGATCGTGATGTCGGTCAATCTGCTGGGCGACGGTATCCGCGATGCGCTGGACCCGCGGCTGCGTGCGGGGGCCTTGACCCGCCCGCAAGCTGCAACGCGGGTGGACCGGTCCAAAGTGCCCCCCGCGCAGGGTAAGAGCCTGTTGCAGATCGACGCGCTGGAAACGCAGTTCCATGTCGGCCCGCGCATTTACCGCGCCGTCAATGATGTAACGCTGCATCTGGGTCGCGGCGAATGTCTGGGCCTGATCGGCGAATCCGGCTCTGGCAAATCGGTGACAGCGCTATCGGTGATGGGGCTGGTCGCCTCTCCGCCCGGGGTGATCGCCGGCGGGGCGGTGCGGTTTGACGGTCAGGACCTGATCGGCGCGCCTTATGACATGCTGCGCGCTTACCGGGGCCGCAAAGTGGCCTATATTTTCCAAGACCCGCTATCGACCCTGCATCCGCTATACCGCATCGGAGACCAGCTGATCGAGGCGATCCGCGTCCATGACCCCATCAGCCATGCCGCGGCAGAGCGTCGGGCGATCAAGCTGCTGGAGGATGTGCGCATCCCCAATCCCGCGCAGCGCGCAAAGGCTTTTCCGCATGAATTATCGGGCGGGATGCGCCAGCGTGTGGGTATCGCCATGGCGCTGGCCAATGATCCTGACGTCATCATCGCGGATGAACCGACCACGGCGCTGGATGTGACGGTGCAGGCGCAGATCCTTGCCCTGCTGGATGATCTGCGCCGCAGTCGCGGGCTGGCGATCTTGTTCATCACCCATGATTTCGGCGTTGTGGCGCAATTATGCGACCGCGTGGCGGTGATGTATGGCGGGCGCATCGTGGAAACCGGGCCAACGGCCGCTGTTCTGGCCGCCCCGGCGCATCCTTATACAAAGCGCCTGATCGCCTGCGTTCCCGCCTTGGGCGGCGGGCGTCGTGCGCTGGCGGCAATCCCCGGCCTGCCGCCCGCCGTCGATGCCTTGCCCACCGGCTGCGCCTTTGCCCCGCGCTGCACCAAGGCCCAAGAGGCCTGCCGCGCGCAGGATGTGCCGCTGACCGGCGCAGATCGTCAGGTCCGCTGCCTGTTCCCGGAGATCGCCCCATGA
- a CDS encoding ABC transporter permease → MGSYILKRLVSAVPVLFGITIIVFLIMAMIPGDPATAILGAYATPENVERLNRQLGLDRPLWQQYFIWLGNLLQGDFGRSFALNRPVLDEILDRFSATLILAGTAFVLCSALGIAAGVVSAARQYGFADRAITFVVILGISVPSFFLGMMMILLFAVQLRWLPASGMYAVWGGGGVWDLIRHLTMPALALAVVATGVIARLSRGAMLEVLRQDFIRTARAKGVHERRVIWRHALRAAMVGIIPVLGIQAGFVLSGAVYIEMVFQWPGVGRMLVDAILKRDILLVQGGVVFVAACYVGFNILVDVAQSLLDPRIRT, encoded by the coding sequence ATGGGCAGCTATATCTTGAAACGCTTGGTCTCGGCGGTGCCGGTGCTTTTCGGCATCACCATCATCGTCTTCCTGATCATGGCGATGATCCCCGGCGATCCGGCGACCGCGATCCTGGGGGCCTATGCCACGCCGGAAAATGTCGAACGGCTGAACCGCCAGCTTGGCCTGGACCGGCCACTGTGGCAGCAATATTTCATCTGGCTGGGCAATCTGCTGCAAGGCGATTTCGGGCGCTCTTTTGCCCTGAACCGGCCGGTGCTGGATGAAATCCTCGACCGCTTTTCGGCCACCCTGATCCTTGCGGGGACGGCCTTTGTGCTCTGTTCGGCGCTTGGCATCGCGGCGGGTGTTGTCTCTGCCGCGCGGCAATATGGGTTCGCGGATCGGGCGATCACCTTTGTGGTGATCCTTGGTATCTCGGTGCCGTCTTTCTTTCTGGGCATGATGATGATCCTGCTGTTTGCGGTGCAATTACGCTGGTTGCCGGCCTCGGGGATGTATGCGGTCTGGGGCGGCGGCGGGGTCTGGGACCTGATCCGCCACCTGACCATGCCAGCCCTGGCGCTGGCGGTGGTGGCGACTGGGGTGATCGCGCGGCTGTCGCGCGGCGCGATGCTGGAGGTGCTGCGCCAGGATTTCATCCGCACCGCCCGCGCCAAGGGCGTGCATGAACGGCGCGTGATCTGGCGCCATGCGCTGCGCGCGGCGATGGTGGGCATCATTCCGGTCTTGGGCATTCAGGCCGGGTTCGTGCTGTCGGGCGCGGTCTATATCGAGATGGTTTTTCAATGGCCCGGCGTGGGCCGCATGCTGGTTGATGCCATCCTGAAACGTGACATCCTGTTGGTGCAGGGTGGCGTGGTCTTCGTTGCGGCCTGCTATGTGGGCTTCAACATTCTGGTCGATGTGGCGCAAAGCCTGCTGGACCCGAGGATCCGCACATGA